The proteins below come from a single Bombus fervidus isolate BK054 chromosome 15, iyBomFerv1, whole genome shotgun sequence genomic window:
- the LOC139995053 gene encoding uncharacterized protein isoform X1: protein MEKCMFCCNLFAIISFCLLLYSVSSKTFLRSVNGSKKIIIDTDAGADDAVAIFLTLKSKENVLAITCSYGNTYMENVVSNVLKILTVANRSDIPVYKGAHKALINEYNQYDKDNYFGFDGLGDFNFTEEITAKVDESKHAAIALIDLVKQYPHQITLLSIGPSTNVATAIALEPLFLTYLKDHIVLGSSVNGVGNISPNIEFNFYQDPEGNYMMLNKNTTSVLLPWETTINSHISMDWRINVLGKINSSIVNFLNKAERKSITKSNSWVISDGMAAAIMLQPQLVTRSIVTNVSPVIDGLARGSVLVDYTNLTDRPKNAKIIQAIDTDSFQQLLLDKFS from the exons TCGAAAAAGATTATAATAGACACAGATGCTGGGGCAGATGATGCAGTAGCTATATTTTTGACTCTTAAGTCCAAAGAGAATGTTTTAGCAATTACTTGTTCTTATGGAAATACATATATGGAAAATGTAGTTAGTAATGTACTTAAGATTTTAACTGTCGCCAACAGAAGTGAT ATACCTGTGTATAAAGGAGCACATAAAGcattaataaatgaatataatcaATATGATAAAGATAATTACTTTGGCTTCGATGGTCTAGGAGACTTTAATTTTACGGAAGAGATCACTGCTAAAGTTGATGAGAGTAAACATGCAGCTATAGCTCTCATAGACTTAGTAAAACAATATCcac ATCAAATAACTTTATTAAGCATTGGCCCATCAACAAATGTTGCTACAGCAATTGCATTAGAACCTCTATTTTTAACGTATTTAAAAGATCACATTGTACTAGGTTCTAGTGTTAACGGAGTTGGTAATATTTCACCTAATATTGAATTCAATTTCTATCAAGATCCAGAAGGTAATTATATGATGCTGAATAAGAACACTACAAGTGTTTTATTACCATGGGAAACAACAATCAACAGTCACATATCCAtg GATTGGCGTATAAATGTATTGGGAAAGATAAATTCTTCTATTGTGAATTTCTTAAACAAAGCGGAGCGAAAAAGTATAACAAAGTCCAATTCATGGGTTATTTCAGATGGAATGGCTGCTGCAATTATGCTACAGCCACAACTTGTAACAAGATCTATAGTAACAAATGTGAGTCCTGTAATCGATGGACTCGCAAGGGGCTCGGTACTTGTAGATTATACTAATCTAACTGACAGGccaaaaaatgcaaaaattataCAAGCGATTGATACAGATAGTTTCCAACAACTGTTATTGGACAAATTTTCTTAA
- the LOC139995053 gene encoding uncharacterized protein isoform X2 encodes MEKCMFCCNLFAIISFCLLLYSVSKTFLRSVNGSKKIIIDTDAGADDAVAIFLTLKSKENVLAITCSYGNTYMENVVSNVLKILTVANRSDIPVYKGAHKALINEYNQYDKDNYFGFDGLGDFNFTEEITAKVDESKHAAIALIDLVKQYPHQITLLSIGPSTNVATAIALEPLFLTYLKDHIVLGSSVNGVGNISPNIEFNFYQDPEGNYMMLNKNTTSVLLPWETTINSHISMDWRINVLGKINSSIVNFLNKAERKSITKSNSWVISDGMAAAIMLQPQLVTRSIVTNVSPVIDGLARGSVLVDYTNLTDRPKNAKIIQAIDTDSFQQLLLDKFS; translated from the exons TCGAAAAAGATTATAATAGACACAGATGCTGGGGCAGATGATGCAGTAGCTATATTTTTGACTCTTAAGTCCAAAGAGAATGTTTTAGCAATTACTTGTTCTTATGGAAATACATATATGGAAAATGTAGTTAGTAATGTACTTAAGATTTTAACTGTCGCCAACAGAAGTGAT ATACCTGTGTATAAAGGAGCACATAAAGcattaataaatgaatataatcaATATGATAAAGATAATTACTTTGGCTTCGATGGTCTAGGAGACTTTAATTTTACGGAAGAGATCACTGCTAAAGTTGATGAGAGTAAACATGCAGCTATAGCTCTCATAGACTTAGTAAAACAATATCcac ATCAAATAACTTTATTAAGCATTGGCCCATCAACAAATGTTGCTACAGCAATTGCATTAGAACCTCTATTTTTAACGTATTTAAAAGATCACATTGTACTAGGTTCTAGTGTTAACGGAGTTGGTAATATTTCACCTAATATTGAATTCAATTTCTATCAAGATCCAGAAGGTAATTATATGATGCTGAATAAGAACACTACAAGTGTTTTATTACCATGGGAAACAACAATCAACAGTCACATATCCAtg GATTGGCGTATAAATGTATTGGGAAAGATAAATTCTTCTATTGTGAATTTCTTAAACAAAGCGGAGCGAAAAAGTATAACAAAGTCCAATTCATGGGTTATTTCAGATGGAATGGCTGCTGCAATTATGCTACAGCCACAACTTGTAACAAGATCTATAGTAACAAATGTGAGTCCTGTAATCGATGGACTCGCAAGGGGCTCGGTACTTGTAGATTATACTAATCTAACTGACAGGccaaaaaatgcaaaaattataCAAGCGATTGATACAGATAGTTTCCAACAACTGTTATTGGACAAATTTTCTTAA
- the LOC139995053 gene encoding uncharacterized protein isoform X3, producing MEKCMFCCNLFAIISFCLLLYSVRSVNGSKKIIIDTDAGADDAVAIFLTLKSKENVLAITCSYGNTYMENVVSNVLKILTVANRSDIPVYKGAHKALINEYNQYDKDNYFGFDGLGDFNFTEEITAKVDESKHAAIALIDLVKQYPHQITLLSIGPSTNVATAIALEPLFLTYLKDHIVLGSSVNGVGNISPNIEFNFYQDPEGNYMMLNKNTTSVLLPWETTINSHISMDWRINVLGKINSSIVNFLNKAERKSITKSNSWVISDGMAAAIMLQPQLVTRSIVTNVSPVIDGLARGSVLVDYTNLTDRPKNAKIIQAIDTDSFQQLLLDKFS from the exons TCGAAAAAGATTATAATAGACACAGATGCTGGGGCAGATGATGCAGTAGCTATATTTTTGACTCTTAAGTCCAAAGAGAATGTTTTAGCAATTACTTGTTCTTATGGAAATACATATATGGAAAATGTAGTTAGTAATGTACTTAAGATTTTAACTGTCGCCAACAGAAGTGAT ATACCTGTGTATAAAGGAGCACATAAAGcattaataaatgaatataatcaATATGATAAAGATAATTACTTTGGCTTCGATGGTCTAGGAGACTTTAATTTTACGGAAGAGATCACTGCTAAAGTTGATGAGAGTAAACATGCAGCTATAGCTCTCATAGACTTAGTAAAACAATATCcac ATCAAATAACTTTATTAAGCATTGGCCCATCAACAAATGTTGCTACAGCAATTGCATTAGAACCTCTATTTTTAACGTATTTAAAAGATCACATTGTACTAGGTTCTAGTGTTAACGGAGTTGGTAATATTTCACCTAATATTGAATTCAATTTCTATCAAGATCCAGAAGGTAATTATATGATGCTGAATAAGAACACTACAAGTGTTTTATTACCATGGGAAACAACAATCAACAGTCACATATCCAtg GATTGGCGTATAAATGTATTGGGAAAGATAAATTCTTCTATTGTGAATTTCTTAAACAAAGCGGAGCGAAAAAGTATAACAAAGTCCAATTCATGGGTTATTTCAGATGGAATGGCTGCTGCAATTATGCTACAGCCACAACTTGTAACAAGATCTATAGTAACAAATGTGAGTCCTGTAATCGATGGACTCGCAAGGGGCTCGGTACTTGTAGATTATACTAATCTAACTGACAGGccaaaaaatgcaaaaattataCAAGCGATTGATACAGATAGTTTCCAACAACTGTTATTGGACAAATTTTCTTAA